GTAAATACAGAAATAGGAACATTGAATACACCTGCAGAAATTGTAAAAATCTTATATGGTATTGGAGTAAAACCAGCTATAGCTACTGCCCAACCCCCATAGTTTTTAAAATAAAATTCTACTTTGTTTATTTTCTCTTTTTTGAATATCTTATATAGTATTGGTCGTCCTAATTTTTTACCAATAAAGTATCCCAGAATTCCACCCAATACAGAGGTTGCGGTTGTTATAAATGCATAAACAAAAGATAATTTTGGATTAAAAAACATCATAGGAAGTAGCACTACATCAGGCGGGATTGGAAAGAAAGATGATTCTGCAAATGATAAAGCTGATAACCCAATTATCCCGAATTTTTGTATAAATTCAATGAAATGTTGTAAAAAAATTTGCATTTTGTCACCTCAACAAGCTATTAGTTGTATAATAATATAATAAGAAAAATAATTAATTTTATCAATAATTACATTGACAAATATAGAATACTTTAATAAAATAATATTTGTCGAATGATGGGAGTAGATAGGTGCTGGTGTGCCTGCCGGTCTTCAAAACCGTGTTGACGTGCTAGGACCACGTCGGGTGGGTTCGATTCCCACATACTCCCGCCATTTTTTTGTATTTTTTAAGTAAGCAAATATGTTATGATAAAGTCCCATGAATGATTTTAAAAGAAAACTCGCTTATTAGTGAGCAAGACCCTTTTTTCATTCATGGGACTTTTACGTATTCTTAGTATTTGTACAAATTGACAAACAATTCAAGAACTCAAGAAATCAAGTGAATGTCACCAATATCCTCTTGTCTTCGACTCTTTTAGTGAGCTTTATCGAATCAAAATGTTCTAAAATTGCAACTGCATATTTTCGACTAGCATTTATCATATCTCTAAATTGGGCAGCAGTAATGCTTCCTTCATTTTTAATAAAATCAATGACCATTTGTCTTGCATTGTCGTAGTTTTCCTTTGTAATATATATTTCTTCATCGATTTTAACTAATATTCCAAAGTCTACTATAGCCTCAAATACCATTTTTGCAGTTTTTTCTTCTCTTCCAAATTTTTTAAATATTTCATCCGGCTTTGGAGGTTGATAAGCTGAAGAAATAAATTGCTCAAGTATCCTTGTTTTGATTTCTTCCTGCCTTTTTTCTAATTTTATTTCTCTACCCTTTGAGCCAACAATAGCCCCCTGTATTTCTATTAAGTCTTTGCTGAAATATTCAAGTATGTTGTCAAATAATTTTTGTTTGATATTCTTTCCAAATATTCTATTCTTAAATTCTTCCTTAGGAATTCCAAATTTAAGTGGATTTTGTTTATAAAAATCTATTAATATTTCATTTATCTTAGTTTTAATTTCCTCTATGTAGGTTTTATGGAAATATATATCAGCGTCACTTGAAGAAATTTTTATCACCTTTCCTTCTGAAATAATTTCTTCAATAAATTGGTTTAAATTTACAAAACTTTTACCTATCAACTTGTTTAATTGTTCAAAATCAATAAACATATGGCTGTTAGCTTTAATAGTTTGCTCTACTATTTCCTTTGGGTCTCCCTTTTCCTTGAGTAGCAGTGCATCAATGACTTCTTTATCAAATGGTTTATGTTTTTCAGGAGCTGCATCAAGTATAGTTCCTCCACCTATCGTCATCATAGGTGAATAACTTCTTATAATATATTTGTCACCTCTTAAAGCCGATATAGGAGATTCCAGCCTTATTTGGATAAGCGCAGTATCACCTGGATTTACTATCTCTTTATCTAAAATAACAACCCTTCCCAATATTTCACTTGTTCCATGGTATATTCTTACTCTATCCCTGTTTTCAAGAGGATGTTTAGCGTCCTTTAAATAATTCAATCTGCAGTCAATCATATGAGAAACCTTTAAGGACTCAGGTTTTGATAATACATCTCCGCGTTCTATTTCGTCTTTCTTAATGTTAGCAAGATTGATAGCAACTCTCTGACCTGCCTCAGCTTTCTCAACTGACTTTTCATGAACCTGTATTCCTCTGACTTTGCTAATTATACCCTTTGGATATATTTCGACAATATCGCCTTCACTTATTGTTCCAGATATTAATGTTCCTGTAATTACTGTGCCGAAACCGCTGACTGTGAACACTCTATCTATAGGAACTCTAAAGGTAGTTAAAATATCTCTATCTTCTATATTTTGTGTCATTTCTTCAATAGTATTGACTAATTTATCAAGTCCTTCGCCTGTGTGGGATGATACAGGAATAATTGGTGCATCCTTAAGAAAAGTATTTTTTATCGCAGCTTTCACGTCTTCTGTTACCAATTTTATCCATTCGTCATCCACAAGGTCCTTTTTAGTTATTACTACTATGCCTTTTTTTATATCAAGAAGGTTTAATATATTCAAATGTTCCTGGGTTTGAGGCATTACCCCCTCATCTGCTGCTATTACAAGCAAAACAACATCGATTCCTGTCACGCCTGCAAGCATGTTCTTTATAAATCTTTCGTGCCCAGGAACGTCAACTATTCCTGCTCTTCTGCCTGATGGCAAATCAAAATATGTAAACCCAAGATTAATTGATATTCCTCTTTCCTTTTCTTCCCTCAATGTATCCGTATCATGTCCGGTTAATGCCTTAATTAGCGTTGTTTTGCCGTGATCAATGTGTCCTGCAGTTCCTATTATGACATGTCTCATCTTTTCACTCCTTTAAGCTATAAAATTTTATCAAATGAATTTACTATTATTTCATATTCATCTTCAAAAATAGTTCTCAAATCCAACAAAATCTGTTCTTTATAGACTCTAACTATAATAGGAATATCTTGCATCCTTAAACATTTTTCTACTTCTTCTATTTTTTTATCATTTGGTTTTATGCTTACAACATATGTAGGTATTGTTTCAAGAGGCATCGCTCCTCCACCAAATTGGGAAACATCGCTTTGAATATTTATTTTTGCTTTTAATTTTAATTTATTTTTTAAAAGCCTCTGTAGTTTTTTTGCTTTCTTTTGAACTGTAGAAATATCCATTGTAATCATGTTTAATGATGGTATTTCCTTAATCGCCTTCTCCTCATCAATATATAGTTTAAACGTCGCCTCAAGCGCTGCAAGCGTCATTTTATCAATTCTGAGCGCCCTCGTTAACTGATTTTTCTTCATCATGTCAATGTATTTTTTCTTTCCAACTATAATGCCAGCTTGAGGCCCTCCAAGAAGTTTATCCCCGCTAAAAGTTACAACATCAGCGCCCTTTTTAATGCTTTCTTGAACTGTTGGTTCATAACTCAAACTATACTTTGAAAAATCAATCAAAACACCGCTTCCTATATCTTCTACAACAGGTATATTATATTTTTGGCCGAGTTCTACTAATTCTTCAAGAGCAACTTCCTTTGTAAAGCCTAATACTTTAAAATTGCTCTGATGAACCTTTAAAATTATCCCTGTGTTTTCAGTTATAGCATTTTCATAGTCAAATAGGTGCGTTTTATTAGTAGTTCCAACTTCTATCAATTTAGCTCCGCTTTGTTCCATGACAGCTGGAACTCTAAATGAGCCTCCTATCTCAACAAGCTGTCCTCTTGATACTATTGCTTCCTTTCCTTTAGAAAGAGTTGAGAGCACAAGCATTACTGCAGCTGCATTGTTGTTAACAACCATAGCAGCTTCAGCTCCTGTTATTTTGCATATTATTTTCTCAACATGGCTATACCTTGAACCCCTTTCACCCATATTAAGGTCAAATTCCAGGTTGTTAAACTTGCTTGCTACTTCAACAACTGCTTCAATGGCAGACTTTGAAAGAACTGCTCTTCCAAGATTAGTATGTAGTATTGTTCCTGTTGCATTAATAACTCTTTTTAAATGATTTTTGTTCTTATTATATGTTAATGTTACAATAGCATTTATTATTTGTTCATAATCTATTTCGTTTAATTTACCTGATTTAATATTTTCTCTGTAATCATCAAGAGTTTCTCTTATGGCATCCATAAGTAAATTTCTTGGAACATCTAAATTGATAATCCTTTGCTCTGAAAGAATCTTATCAACCTTTGGAAGCTTTGATAATAAATTTTGATTATTAGCCATTTTGGTGCCTCCTATTTATTCAATTATTATATGTTTATCCTCAAGATTTTGGACATAACCTGCAAGAAATGCATCTATACCACTTTCTTTTAATTCATGCAATAGTTTAATTCCTTCTCTCTCCGGCAGGGAGAACATAAGTCCTCCAGAAGTTTGTGGGTCAAAAATTAAATCCAGCATAAAATCCTCAGAGATTTTACTTATATACTTTCCTGATATATAGCTTTTATTTCTGTATGTTCCAGCTGGAACTAAGCCCATTTTTGCATATTCAACTGCACCATCAATAAATTTAATATTGCTGCTAATTAATCTTATGCTTACATTGCTTCCGCTTGCCATCTCAAACGCATGCCCTGCAAGTCCAAAACCTGTTATATCAGTGCAGGAATTTATATTGTATTTAAATGCTATTTCTGCAGCATACTTATTTAGTGTTGACATATATTTAACAGCTTCTTTTATATGTTTTTCTTCAGCTATCTCGCCTTTTATTGCCGTATTTATAAGACCAGTTCCAATAGGTTTGGTTAATATCAATACATCTCCAACCTTTGCATTTGCATTGGAAAGAACTTTATCAGGATGAACAGTTCCCATTACCGATAATCCGTATTTGGGTTCATCATCGTCTACAGTATGTCCACCAACTACTATTGCTCCTGCCTCCTTTACTTTTTCTGCTCCACCCATCAATATTTCGCCAAGAATATTCATATCTTTACATTGAGGGAATGTTACTATGTTCAGTGCAAGAACGGGCTTACCTCCCATAGCATATACATCTGACAATGAGTTTGTAGCTGCAATTTGACCAAACATATAAGGGTCATCAACAACCGGTGTAAAAAAATCCAACGTTTGAATAATTGCGTAATCGTCAGTTAATTTATATACTGCAGCATCATCAGATGTTTCTATGCCAACTAATAGCCTATCATCATTAAATTTTGGAAGTTTAGATAATATATCTGATAAGGCCTCCGGCCCTATTTTAGCAGCTCAGCCAGATGCTTGAGTCATTTGAGTCAACTTTATTTTGTCCATACAATCACATCCTTTCTAAATGTAATTGTATACAAAATAAAGTTTTAATTCAACATTATCTGACGGTTATTTTATCTTTTATGCTTTCAAACATCTTGTCTCCTATTCCGCTTACATTTTTAATATCCTTTATATCCTTAAAAGGTCCATTTTTTTCTCTAAAATCTATTATTCTTTGGGCAAGAGCATCTCCTATTCTTGGCAATTTTTTAAGTTCTTCAATGTTTGCTGTGTTTAAATTTATTTTGTCAGAATTATTAGCATTATTAGTTACTTGAACATTCTTATTCGGGACAAAAATATAGTCTTCATCCTTTAGTTTCATAGCTAAGTTTAAATTTTCCTTTGCAGCGTTTTCTGTAAATCCACCACTAAGTTCAATCAGTTTGTATAATCTTTCACCATCTTTAAGAGAGTAAACGCCAGGTTTAATTACCTCACCACATATATATACCTTTATGTCCTTTTCAATCTTAGATTGTGTTTCTATGTTCTCAGACTGCCTTACCACAGTTATATCATTTTTGTTACTACCTCTATAGTAAATAATTGAAATTAACAATAAAATTATTGTGCTAAAAACAGCTAAGCCTATTTTTTCTCTTCTTGTTATTTCCATAAAATCACCTCGTCTATTAATATAGACATAAAATTTATATTATAAACATTGTATATAGTTCTATTTTTTTGGTAAAATAGATTTGTTAAATTAGACGGAAGGAGATTATCATGAAGAGGATTTTTGTTGCTATGGTTTTATTTTTTTTATTCTCACAAACAACATTTGCTCAAAACAAATTAAATATTTCTGCTGAAGGAGCAATCTTAGTTGATTTGAATTCAGATACAATATTATATGAAAAGAATAAAAATTTGAAATTGCCTATGGCTAGCACAACAAAAATAATGACTGCATTATTAGCTCTTGAAAAATGCAAGCTTGAGGATAAGGTTATTATTGGTAGTAAACCGCCTTTTGCCGACGGAAGTAAAATATACCTCTTAGAAGGCGAAGAATTGACAATAGAGCAGCTATTAAACGCATTATTGATTGAATCAGCCAATGATGCCGGTCAAGCTATTGCAGAATATATATCGGGAAGTGAAGAAGAATTTGCAAAACTTATGACAAAAAGAGCTGAGGAACTAGGATGCAGAAATACAAATTTTGTAAATGCTACTGGATTATACGACCTTAATCACTATACCAGTGCTTATGATTTATACCTTATAACTAAAAAGGCATTTGAATTTCCAGCCTTCAGAGATATAATCGCTAAGAAAAAATATATAATACCTCCAACTAACAAGCAACCTGAGACAAGGTATATTTACAATCATAATAAGCTTTTAAATGGCAACAAGAGGTATCACTATGAATGGGCTGATGGCGTAAAGACTGGATATACAATTAAGGCAAAGCACTCATTTGTAGGCTCAGCAACTAAAAATGGAAGAACTCTAATTGCTGTAGTTTTGAAAAGCGATGCTACATATTATGCTGATGTTATCAACCTATTCAATTATGGTTATAATGAGTTTAAAGATTATTTGGTAATAGATAAAAATACGGCAGCAACTTATATAAGCATTAACGATAAAAGAATACCTCTATATCCACAAAATGATATTTATGTTAACCTAAAAAATAATGAAAATTTGCACTCAATCTATAAAAAAATAAACATAAATAGTAACCTTCAAGA
Above is a window of Caloramator mitchellensis DNA encoding:
- the selB gene encoding selenocysteine-specific translation elongation factor; protein product: MRHVIIGTAGHIDHGKTTLIKALTGHDTDTLREEKERGISINLGFTYFDLPSGRRAGIVDVPGHERFIKNMLAGVTGIDVVLLVIAADEGVMPQTQEHLNILNLLDIKKGIVVITKKDLVDDEWIKLVTEDVKAAIKNTFLKDAPIIPVSSHTGEGLDKLVNTIEEMTQNIEDRDILTTFRVPIDRVFTVSGFGTVITGTLISGTISEGDIVEIYPKGIISKVRGIQVHEKSVEKAEAGQRVAINLANIKKDEIERGDVLSKPESLKVSHMIDCRLNYLKDAKHPLENRDRVRIYHGTSEILGRVVILDKEIVNPGDTALIQIRLESPISALRGDKYIIRSYSPMMTIGGGTILDAAPEKHKPFDKEVIDALLLKEKGDPKEIVEQTIKANSHMFIDFEQLNKLIGKSFVNLNQFIEEIISEGKVIKISSSDADIYFHKTYIEEIKTKINEILIDFYKQNPLKFGIPKEEFKNRIFGKNIKQKLFDNILEYFSKDLIEIQGAIVGSKGREIKLEKRQEEIKTRILEQFISSAYQPPKPDEIFKKFGREEKTAKMVFEAIVDFGILVKIDEEIYITKENYDNARQMVIDFIKNEGSITAAQFRDMINASRKYAVAILEHFDSIKLTKRVEDKRILVTFT
- the selA gene encoding L-seryl-tRNA(Sec) selenium transferase; the protein is MANNQNLLSKLPKVDKILSEQRIINLDVPRNLLMDAIRETLDDYRENIKSGKLNEIDYEQIINAIVTLTYNKNKNHLKRVINATGTILHTNLGRAVLSKSAIEAVVEVASKFNNLEFDLNMGERGSRYSHVEKIICKITGAEAAMVVNNNAAAVMLVLSTLSKGKEAIVSRGQLVEIGGSFRVPAVMEQSGAKLIEVGTTNKTHLFDYENAITENTGIILKVHQSNFKVLGFTKEVALEELVELGQKYNIPVVEDIGSGVLIDFSKYSLSYEPTVQESIKKGADVVTFSGDKLLGGPQAGIIVGKKKYIDMMKKNQLTRALRIDKMTLAALEATFKLYIDEEKAIKEIPSLNMITMDISTVQKKAKKLQRLLKNKLKLKAKINIQSDVSQFGGGAMPLETIPTYVVSIKPNDKKIEEVEKCLRMQDIPIIVRVYKEQILLDLRTIFEDEYEIIVNSFDKIL
- the selD gene encoding selenide, water dikinase SelD; protein product: MDKIKLTQMTQASGUAAKIGPEALSDILSKLPKFNDDRLLVGIETSDDAAVYKLTDDYAIIQTLDFFTPVVDDPYMFGQIAATNSLSDVYAMGGKPVLALNIVTFPQCKDMNILGEILMGGAEKVKEAGAIVVGGHTVDDDEPKYGLSVMGTVHPDKVLSNANAKVGDVLILTKPIGTGLINTAIKGEIAEEKHIKEAVKYMSTLNKYAAEIAFKYNINSCTDITGFGLAGHAFEMASGSNVSIRLISSNIKFIDGAVEYAKMGLVPAGTYRNKSYISGKYISKISEDFMLDLIFDPQTSGGLMFSLPEREGIKLLHELKESGIDAFLAGYVQNLEDKHIIIE
- a CDS encoding ComEA family DNA-binding protein, which codes for MEITRREKIGLAVFSTIILLLISIIYYRGSNKNDITVVRQSENIETQSKIEKDIKVYICGEVIKPGVYSLKDGERLYKLIELSGGFTENAAKENLNLAMKLKDEDYIFVPNKNVQVTNNANNSDKINLNTANIEELKKLPRIGDALAQRIIDFREKNGPFKDIKDIKNVSGIGDKMFESIKDKITVR
- a CDS encoding D-alanyl-D-alanine carboxypeptidase family protein, which codes for MKRIFVAMVLFFLFSQTTFAQNKLNISAEGAILVDLNSDTILYEKNKNLKLPMASTTKIMTALLALEKCKLEDKVIIGSKPPFADGSKIYLLEGEELTIEQLLNALLIESANDAGQAIAEYISGSEEEFAKLMTKRAEELGCRNTNFVNATGLYDLNHYTSAYDLYLITKKAFEFPAFRDIIAKKKYIIPPTNKQPETRYIYNHNKLLNGNKRYHYEWADGVKTGYTIKAKHSFVGSATKNGRTLIAVVLKSDATYYADVINLFNYGYNEFKDYLVIDKNTAATYISINDKRIPLYPQNDIYVNLKNNENLHSIYKKININSNLQEFAKGDILGNIELYKDGTIIKSVPLIAGEGYQSAIYDLKYKGDGKYSKKLSNKIMIPIYFLLGYLTFKKIRAVRRRRLMKKNLLKNK